Proteins from a genomic interval of Candidatus Rubidus massiliensis:
- the recD_1 gene encoding Exodeoxyribonuclease V alpha chain gives MISTVEANVHECIHFCQEHNLFEPIDCFLAKKILSDFHIESKNLELLLCYLFFACRNGHICLQFSNKSFEPSLERFFTKKNINDHKEMILKINQAIITSFSQLPEILYVGSHSPLKKIDKYLYFNKYWEVSQIFLKAFIRLISSKPSRMIDLNFVKRDLALLETNHVLQKEQITAIENSINHSLSIILGGPGTGKTFTAGYLIEIILNNINNPKNFKIALVAPTGKAASNLQNSILKRLPNFPTTACTLHQLLKIKRKRFQSDDDISLPYDLILVDESSMIDLEIMAKLFSCLKSNSRLIMLGDSYQLPPVEAGNLFTDIIKILKEKNDYKPSFLNVCMRIESKDLLEYVTRIKEKDISVLKTNLSSVVYKNFLEDKTENIVINQTLICQYAEQYYSFSIKNMEDNKEWDEMFSSVGKFRILSPLKKGRFGVEGINDLILHYFYTKKKQIVIPIIITKNDYKLELFNGDTGFLVSTRFGKRAFFKKGTSIFSCAACILPSYDLAFCLSVHKSQGSEFKKVLLIVPEGASVFGNELFYTGATRAKNELEIWGATDVLQQIMINNSERISGIEERYNDFYKQEATLV, from the coding sequence ATGATATCAACTGTTGAGGCAAATGTGCATGAATGTATCCATTTCTGTCAGGAACATAACTTATTCGAGCCTATTGATTGTTTTTTGGCAAAAAAAATACTGAGTGATTTTCACATTGAAAGTAAAAATTTAGAATTATTACTTTGTTATTTATTTTTTGCTTGTCGCAATGGCCATATTTGCCTTCAGTTTTCTAACAAGAGTTTTGAACCGAGCTTAGAGAGATTCTTTACAAAAAAAAATATCAATGATCATAAAGAAATGATCTTAAAGATTAATCAAGCAATTATTACAAGCTTTTCTCAATTACCCGAAATTTTATACGTAGGTAGCCATTCCCCTTTAAAAAAAATCGATAAGTATCTTTATTTTAATAAATATTGGGAAGTATCTCAAATTTTTTTAAAAGCCTTTATTAGACTAATTTCTAGCAAACCCTCTCGAATGATAGACTTAAATTTTGTGAAACGAGATTTAGCCTTACTTGAAACTAATCACGTTTTACAAAAAGAACAAATTACTGCCATAGAAAATAGTATCAACCATTCCTTATCAATCATATTAGGGGGACCGGGCACTGGTAAAACGTTTACAGCTGGATATCTAATAGAAATAATCTTAAATAATATTAATAATCCAAAAAATTTTAAAATAGCCCTAGTGGCACCGACTGGAAAAGCTGCATCAAATTTGCAAAATAGTATATTGAAAAGGTTACCAAATTTTCCGACTACGGCATGTACCTTACACCAATTATTGAAAATAAAACGAAAGCGATTTCAAAGTGATGACGATATTTCATTGCCATATGACCTAATTTTAGTCGACGAAAGCTCAATGATTGACTTAGAAATTATGGCAAAATTATTTTCCTGTCTAAAATCGAACAGTCGCTTAATTATGCTAGGAGATTCTTATCAATTGCCTCCTGTTGAAGCTGGAAATTTGTTCACAGATATCATTAAAATACTCAAAGAGAAAAATGACTATAAGCCTTCTTTTCTAAATGTTTGTATGCGAATCGAAAGTAAAGATTTATTAGAATATGTTACACGCATAAAAGAAAAGGATATATCGGTATTAAAAACGAATTTATCTTCTGTTGTTTATAAAAATTTTCTCGAAGATAAGACCGAAAATATTGTCATAAATCAAACCCTAATTTGCCAATACGCAGAACAATATTATTCATTTTCTATTAAAAATATGGAAGATAATAAAGAATGGGATGAAATGTTTAGTTCTGTTGGAAAATTTCGTATTCTTTCTCCTTTGAAAAAAGGCAGATTTGGTGTTGAGGGGATAAATGATCTTATCTTACATTATTTTTATACAAAGAAAAAACAGATAGTTATTCCAATCATAATCACTAAAAATGATTATAAATTAGAATTATTTAATGGTGACACAGGTTTTTTAGTCTCGACAAGGTTTGGTAAAAGAGCCTTTTTTAAAAAAGGTACTTCCATTTTTTCTTGCGCGGCCTGTATTTTACCCTCTTATGATTTAGCGTTTTGCTTATCTGTTCATAAAAGTCAGGGAAGTGAATTTAAAAAAGTTCTATTGATTGTTCCAGAAGGGGCTTCTGTATTTGGTAATGAACTGTTTTATACGGGAGCTACTCGTGCTAAAAACGAGCTGGAAATATGGGGAGCAACAGATGTTCTTCAACAAATTATGATTAACAATTCTGAACGCATATCTGGTATTGAGGAACGCTATAATGATTTTTATAAACAAGAAGCCACTTTAGTCTAA
- the recB gene encoding Exodeoxyribonuclease V beta chain translates to MGAKMKIFEVLNKELDINQSYFLEASAGTGKTFAIENIILRLLLETDPPISIDQLLVVTFTNAAAVDLKFRIKQNLERNYDNLLSGIQENLPNYFQEVIKKDFRQVKRKLEEALYLFDQTQIKTIHGFCLDLLQKYAFEANIHLESLNSLITYDEIEVVISDFFRVGLEDNICSQVQLEKLLNDLNHDFNLLKTKLTELIVKSSAIASKGSFFELFKKFQENFLNHRFEYCQLKNDLELLLPNYKKCSNYQEEINSLNFLLDLFKKENVSKSDFDYLINNGSGLYKIFQEGNKKSKVKEANTFYPHIVTTLQNIFGEIIERARSPIFIFCELAHHCQKFYQNYLKNHEKFHFDQLLIKVKEAILSSSFKEEVRKNFYAVIIDEFQDTDPIQWDIFSKLFIDQADWKGKIYLVGDPKQSIYAFRQADIYTYLTAANCFSENSLFSLNVNYRSAPNLVKGLNVIFHQDQVAKLFSLPKINSQINYPPVHFIENNAFTIKDDFGSIHLMCVSESIKSKRIKNIPIEEYESNYFFPFFAKELKKLHSLDIAYKDIAILVKDKFQGDRVNQFLKKSNIGSSLQKNKAIQDSYVLTVLIELLEAVNSYKNTSLVKVALAGPFFRYDLSELFLLNQLENFEKVIIRFHELHEILNQEGFSKFIDNFIYHPFLEDQIPLKTLLSTEDGDSFLFEFRQLLEIILAKESECILNPEFLISFLKELQQQKKSDISIAQDVSQDVVQIITTHSSKGLEYKVIFALSLISRTNKVEALVSNNNQQLEAVLESSIEYIRLCEEKDAEKMRLLYVALTRAKYRIYLPILNLDNCPSANFGSASPMELYLAQFRMKYESYSSLYQNLVDKDHPKRFLEFCMSQEDEIFTLSQLLPCPYEIVKAEQRVDTINISSIEPFTKDFFLSPIYIQSFNSLAKKGKKINLFLPNPNSLPISNENEKNINTLPLGRVTGNILHTILEKIPFELIKKVKISDELIPYINPYCSNSTYEGWQKVIAEMVYNAFNAILNDFSLKDVDEDKIFREIEFTLTVDQLVDIGELTASDLFLKGVIDLVFFHNNKYYLIDWKTNWLGNNFEDYSFVNMQQEMIEQNYFLQANIYKHALRKYLKLFEKRNFEDCFGGIFYIFLRGVRSNSKQGLFFLNSQGCYDINC, encoded by the coding sequence ATGGGCGCAAAAATGAAAATTTTTGAAGTATTAAACAAAGAATTAGATATTAACCAATCCTATTTTTTGGAAGCATCAGCTGGGACTGGAAAAACTTTTGCTATAGAAAATATTATTTTAAGATTGTTGCTAGAAACGGATCCTCCCATTTCGATTGATCAATTACTTGTGGTTACCTTCACGAACGCTGCAGCTGTCGATTTAAAATTTAGAATTAAACAAAATTTAGAAAGAAATTACGATAACCTTTTAAGTGGTATACAAGAAAATTTACCAAATTATTTTCAAGAAGTAATAAAAAAAGATTTTCGCCAAGTAAAAAGAAAATTAGAAGAGGCTTTGTATTTATTTGATCAAACCCAAATTAAAACAATTCATGGATTTTGTTTAGATTTATTACAAAAGTATGCCTTCGAGGCAAATATTCATTTAGAATCTTTAAATAGTTTAATCACCTATGACGAAATAGAAGTAGTGATAAGTGATTTTTTTAGAGTTGGATTGGAAGATAATATATGCAGCCAAGTCCAACTTGAAAAATTATTAAACGACTTAAATCATGATTTCAACCTCTTAAAAACAAAATTAACTGAATTAATAGTAAAAAGCTCAGCCATAGCCTCAAAGGGTAGTTTTTTTGAGCTTTTTAAAAAATTTCAAGAAAATTTCCTAAACCATAGGTTTGAATATTGCCAACTTAAAAATGATTTAGAACTTTTATTACCTAATTATAAAAAATGTTCAAATTATCAAGAGGAAATAAATAGTTTAAATTTTTTGCTAGACCTTTTTAAAAAAGAAAATGTGTCTAAATCTGATTTTGACTATTTAATAAACAATGGTTCAGGTCTGTATAAAATTTTTCAAGAAGGAAATAAAAAAAGTAAGGTTAAGGAGGCAAATACTTTTTATCCTCATATAGTAACAACCTTACAAAATATATTTGGTGAAATTATTGAAAGAGCGCGATCCCCAATTTTTATTTTTTGCGAATTAGCCCATCATTGCCAAAAATTTTATCAAAATTATTTAAAAAATCACGAAAAATTTCATTTTGATCAACTCCTTATTAAAGTAAAAGAAGCTATTTTATCCTCTTCTTTTAAAGAAGAAGTTAGAAAAAACTTTTATGCGGTCATCATTGATGAATTTCAAGATACAGATCCAATTCAATGGGACATTTTTTCAAAACTATTTATTGATCAAGCTGATTGGAAAGGCAAAATTTATTTGGTTGGAGATCCAAAGCAATCAATTTATGCCTTTCGACAAGCAGATATCTATACCTATCTAACAGCTGCAAATTGTTTTAGTGAAAATTCACTTTTTTCGTTAAATGTGAATTATCGATCAGCTCCAAATCTTGTTAAAGGTTTAAATGTTATTTTTCATCAAGATCAAGTAGCAAAACTTTTTAGTTTGCCTAAGATCAATAGCCAAATTAATTATCCTCCGGTCCATTTTATTGAAAACAATGCATTTACCATAAAAGATGACTTTGGAAGTATCCATTTAATGTGTGTAAGTGAAAGTATAAAGTCAAAAAGAATAAAAAATATTCCTATCGAAGAATACGAAAGCAATTATTTTTTTCCTTTTTTTGCCAAAGAGTTAAAAAAATTGCACTCTTTAGATATCGCTTATAAAGATATTGCCATTCTAGTCAAAGATAAATTTCAAGGTGACAGAGTTAACCAATTTTTGAAAAAATCAAATATTGGAAGTAGCTTACAAAAGAATAAAGCAATTCAGGATTCCTATGTATTAACTGTTCTAATTGAATTATTAGAAGCTGTCAATTCTTACAAAAATACAAGTCTTGTCAAAGTGGCTTTGGCGGGTCCATTTTTTCGGTATGATCTTTCTGAATTGTTTTTACTCAATCAATTGGAAAATTTTGAAAAAGTGATAATTCGCTTTCACGAGTTACATGAAATCCTAAATCAAGAAGGTTTTTCGAAATTTATAGATAACTTTATCTATCATCCTTTTTTAGAGGATCAAATACCATTAAAAACTTTGCTATCCACAGAAGATGGAGATAGTTTTCTATTCGAATTTAGACAGTTATTGGAAATAATTTTAGCTAAAGAATCTGAATGTATATTGAACCCTGAATTTTTAATTTCATTTTTAAAAGAATTACAGCAACAAAAAAAATCTGATATTTCTATTGCTCAAGATGTAAGTCAAGATGTGGTTCAGATTATTACAACTCATTCCTCTAAAGGGCTTGAATATAAAGTAATTTTTGCTTTAAGTCTTATATCCCGCACAAATAAAGTTGAAGCTTTAGTTTCAAACAACAATCAACAACTTGAAGCTGTTTTAGAAAGTTCGATAGAATATATTCGTTTGTGTGAAGAAAAAGACGCTGAAAAAATGAGGCTACTTTACGTGGCTTTAACCCGCGCTAAATACAGGATTTATTTACCTATTTTAAATTTAGACAATTGTCCTTCGGCAAATTTCGGTTCTGCTTCTCCCATGGAGCTTTATTTAGCACAATTTAGGATGAAGTATGAAAGCTATTCAAGTCTTTACCAAAATTTGGTAGATAAAGATCATCCTAAAAGATTTCTTGAATTTTGTATGAGCCAAGAAGATGAGATTTTTACTTTATCTCAACTATTACCTTGTCCATATGAAATTGTTAAAGCAGAACAACGAGTAGATACCATTAATATTTCCTCTATTGAGCCATTTACCAAAGATTTTTTCTTAAGCCCAATTTATATTCAATCTTTTAACTCTCTTGCTAAAAAAGGTAAAAAAATAAATCTTTTTTTACCAAATCCAAACTCTTTACCCATTTCAAATGAAAATGAAAAAAATATTAATACCTTACCTTTAGGTAGAGTAACGGGCAATATTTTACATACGATTTTAGAAAAAATACCATTTGAATTAATTAAAAAAGTCAAAATTAGCGACGAACTTATTCCTTATATAAATCCTTATTGTTCGAATTCCACCTACGAGGGTTGGCAAAAAGTAATCGCTGAAATGGTGTATAATGCCTTTAATGCAATCTTAAATGATTTTTCTTTAAAGGATGTCGATGAAGATAAAATTTTTAGAGAGATTGAATTTACTTTGACTGTTGATCAATTGGTTGATATTGGAGAGTTAACCGCCTCAGACTTATTTTTGAAGGGTGTCATAGATTTAGTTTTTTTTCACAATAACAAGTATTATTTAATTGATTGGAAAACAAATTGGCTGGGAAATAACTTTGAAGATTATTCTTTTGTAAATATGCAGCAAGAAATGATTGAACAAAATTACTTTTTACAAGCAAACATTTATAAACATGCTTTGCGAAAATATTTGAAATTATTTGAAAAAAGAAACTTTGAAGATTGTTTTGGGGGAATATTTTACATATTTTTAAGAGGCGTTAGATCAAATTCAAAGCAAGGCTTATTTTTTTTGAATTCACAAGGTTGTTATGATATCAACTGTTGA